In Lysobacter firmicutimachus, one genomic interval encodes:
- a CDS encoding patatin-like phospholipase family protein — protein MPGADAPRIAAGEPVALVLGAGGARGLAQIGVIEALQARGLRIVAVAGSSSGALVGGLFAAGKLEVYRDWLFRMSRTDMLRLLDPWIGQPALFRGEKLMRALRELTGEPRIEDLPVPFTAVAVDLIRQREVWLREGDLWDAVRASIAIPGVFPPYELHGRELVDGGLLAPLPIAATRLSDAHRLIAVDMHGWPERPPGALALPNGAAEPAQASPSLLMRWLRRDAIASDPTGEEERPNELGFSELMARSLDMMQAQIARVQLALDPPELVIRIPRDACQFYEFWRAKELIELGRAEADKALDKAGY, from the coding sequence ATGCCCGGCGCCGACGCCCCGCGCATCGCCGCCGGCGAACCCGTCGCCCTGGTACTGGGCGCGGGCGGGGCGCGCGGCCTAGCCCAGATCGGCGTCATCGAAGCCTTGCAGGCGCGCGGCCTGCGCATCGTCGCGGTCGCCGGCTCGTCCAGCGGCGCCCTGGTCGGCGGCCTGTTCGCCGCCGGCAAGCTCGAGGTCTACCGCGACTGGCTGTTTCGCATGAGCCGCACCGACATGCTGCGCCTGCTCGATCCCTGGATCGGCCAGCCGGCGTTGTTCCGCGGCGAAAAACTCATGCGCGCGCTGCGCGAGCTGACCGGCGAGCCGCGCATCGAAGACCTGCCGGTGCCGTTCACCGCGGTCGCGGTCGACTTGATCCGGCAGCGCGAGGTGTGGCTGCGCGAAGGCGATCTATGGGATGCGGTGCGCGCCTCGATCGCGATTCCGGGCGTGTTTCCGCCTTATGAGTTGCATGGGCGCGAGTTGGTCGACGGCGGCTTGCTGGCGCCGCTGCCGATCGCCGCCACCCGCCTCAGCGATGCGCACCGGCTGATCGCGGTGGACATGCACGGCTGGCCGGAGCGGCCGCCCGGCGCGTTGGCCTTGCCGAACGGCGCCGCCGAACCGGCCCAGGCGTCGCCCTCGCTGTTGATGCGCTGGTTGCGCCGCGATGCGATCGCCAGCGACCCCACCGGCGAGGAGGAGCGGCCCAACGAATTGGGCTTCAGCGAACTGATGGCGCGTTCGCTGGACATGATGCAGGCGCAGATCGCGCGCGTGCAGCTGGCCTTGGACCCGCCCGAGCTGGTGATCCGGATTCCGCGCGACGCTTGCCAGTTCTACGAGTTCTGGCGCGCCAAGGAGCTGATCGAGCTGGGCCGGGCCGAGGCCGACAAGGCGTTGGACAAGGCCGGCTACTGA
- a CDS encoding prolyl oligopeptidase family serine peptidase — MSQTCQSLLFAAGLAAATASGAAHAKESAVTSPTAADPHAWLEDVDGQRSLDWVRARNAKTEGELAASPQFKQLEGQIRAILDSDAKIPGVQKIGEHYYNFWKDAQHQRGLWRRTTLAEYRKDKPQWETVIDLDALNREEGEQWVWHGAECLRPDYRRCLIALSRGGSDADVTREFDLVDKAWVKDGFYRPEAKGSLSWIDQDHVYVATDFGPGSMTTSGYARTVKLWKRGTPMASAALVYEGRDSDMMIGAYRDHTPGFERDFVQRTLAFYNDELYLRGADGKLSKIDLPNSANKYAHREWLIAELREPYEAGGKRYKAGSLIAARFDDFQAGKREFVSLFEPTDATSLAGATWTRNHLVLNVLDDVKYKLSVLTPGAGEWKRSEFVGAPAFGTIMVGAVDADESDAVWLSASDYLTPSTLALADYGKQPETLKTMPAFFDASKSVIEQHFAKSEDGTRVPYFLVRPKDLAYDGKAPTILYGYGGFEISLTPNYSGSIGKGWLEKGGVYAVANIRGGGEYGPRWHQAALKANRHKAYEDFAAVGRDLIARKITSTPHLGVQGGSNGGLLTGNMLTQYPDLFGAVVIQVPLLDMKRYSHLLAGASWMAEYGDPDSADWSFIRTFSPYHLFDPKRSYPPVLFTTSTKDDRVHPGHARKMAAKMLEAGKDVRYYENIEGGHGGAANNAQAAHMNALAYTFLWEQLSQK, encoded by the coding sequence ATGTCGCAGACCTGCCAGTCGTTGTTGTTCGCAGCGGGTCTCGCCGCCGCAACGGCCTCCGGCGCCGCCCACGCCAAGGAGTCCGCCGTGACCAGCCCCACCGCCGCCGATCCCCACGCCTGGCTCGAAGACGTCGACGGCCAGCGCTCGCTCGACTGGGTGCGCGCCCGCAACGCCAAGACCGAAGGCGAACTGGCCGCAAGCCCGCAGTTCAAGCAGCTCGAAGGGCAGATCCGCGCGATCCTCGACTCCGACGCCAAGATTCCCGGCGTGCAGAAGATCGGCGAGCACTACTACAACTTCTGGAAGGACGCGCAGCACCAGCGCGGCCTGTGGCGCCGCACCACCCTGGCCGAGTACCGCAAGGACAAGCCGCAGTGGGAGACGGTGATCGATCTGGACGCGCTCAACCGCGAAGAGGGCGAGCAGTGGGTCTGGCACGGCGCCGAATGCCTGCGGCCGGACTACCGCCGCTGCCTGATCGCGCTGTCGCGCGGCGGCTCCGACGCCGACGTCACCCGCGAGTTCGACCTGGTCGACAAGGCCTGGGTCAAGGACGGTTTCTACCGTCCCGAGGCCAAGGGCAGCCTGAGCTGGATCGACCAGGATCATGTCTACGTCGCCACCGATTTCGGCCCCGGCTCGATGACCACCTCCGGCTATGCGCGCACGGTCAAGCTGTGGAAGCGCGGCACGCCCATGGCCTCGGCCGCGCTGGTGTACGAAGGCCGCGACAGCGACATGATGATCGGCGCCTACCGCGACCACACCCCGGGCTTCGAACGCGACTTCGTCCAACGCACGCTGGCGTTCTACAACGATGAGCTGTACCTGCGCGGCGCCGACGGCAAGCTCAGCAAGATCGATCTGCCGAACTCGGCCAACAAGTACGCGCACCGCGAGTGGCTGATCGCCGAGCTGCGCGAGCCCTACGAAGCCGGCGGCAAGCGCTACAAGGCCGGCAGCCTGATCGCCGCGCGCTTCGACGACTTCCAGGCCGGCAAGCGCGAGTTCGTCAGCCTGTTCGAGCCGACCGACGCCACTTCGCTGGCCGGCGCGACCTGGACCCGCAACCACCTGGTGCTCAACGTCCTCGACGACGTCAAATACAAGCTCAGCGTGCTGACGCCGGGCGCGGGCGAGTGGAAGCGCAGCGAGTTCGTCGGCGCGCCGGCGTTCGGCACGATCATGGTCGGCGCGGTCGACGCCGACGAAAGCGACGCGGTCTGGCTCAGCGCCAGCGACTACCTGACCCCGAGCACCCTGGCCTTGGCCGACTACGGCAAGCAGCCGGAAACGCTCAAGACCATGCCGGCCTTCTTCGACGCGTCCAAGAGCGTGATCGAGCAGCACTTCGCCAAGAGCGAGGACGGCACCCGCGTGCCGTACTTCCTGGTCCGGCCGAAGGACCTGGCCTACGACGGCAAGGCGCCGACCATCCTGTACGGCTACGGCGGCTTCGAGATCTCGCTGACCCCGAACTACTCCGGCAGCATCGGCAAGGGCTGGCTGGAGAAGGGCGGCGTGTACGCGGTCGCCAACATCCGCGGCGGCGGCGAGTACGGCCCGCGCTGGCACCAGGCCGCGCTCAAGGCCAACCGGCACAAGGCCTACGAGGACTTCGCCGCGGTCGGCCGCGACCTGATCGCGCGCAAGATCACCAGCACTCCGCACCTGGGCGTGCAGGGCGGCAGCAACGGCGGCCTGCTCACCGGCAACATGCTGACCCAGTACCCGGACCTGTTCGGCGCGGTGGTGATCCAGGTGCCGCTGCTGGACATGAAGCGCTACAGCCACCTGCTGGCCGGCGCCTCGTGGATGGCCGAGTACGGCGACCCGGACAGCGCCGACTGGTCGTTCATCCGTACCTTCTCGCCCTACCACCTGTTCGACCCCAAGCGCAGCTACCCGCCGGTGCTGTTCACCACCTCGACCAAGGACGACCGCGTGCATCCGGGCCATGCCCGCAAGATGGCGGCGAAGATGCTCGAGGCCGGCAAGGACGTGCGCTACTACGAGAACATCGAAGGCGGCCACGGCGGCGCGGCCAACAACGCCCAGGCCGCGCACATGAACGCGCTGGCCTACACCTTCCTGTGGGAGCAGCTGTCGCAGAAGTGA
- a CDS encoding S9 family peptidase, which yields MKPTLFTLAATLLMTTTLSATAAGLPAPPDAAKKPFTVKAPHGAQRGDEYYWLRDDKRKNPEMLAYLNAENAYVDAYMKPLKPVEDALYGEIVGRIKQDDSSVPYRERGYWYYSRFETGQDYPIHARRKGSMEAAEEILLDVNLMAKDKGYFSVGDYAVTQDNQILAWADDAVGRRQYTVRFKNLATGEVYPDVIEGVSPNLVWADDNKTLFYVENDPETLLTVRVKKHVLGTPATSDIVVYEEKDDSFYMGIDRSRDDAYICISVHSTVSSEFRCAPAADPKEFFVLAPRERDVEYDADHLGGRWVIRTNAPGADGKPAPNFKLVTAADGARSRKEWQDWVAHRDDVFIEGFELFDGFTAIAERSNALERLRLLDRDGKEEFVKADEPAFSMGLSTNSEHDTEWLRYTYTSMTTPATTYELNTRTGERKLLKRQPVIGYDPEQYVTERFWATARDGVKIPVSLVYKKGFEKNGRAAMLQYAYGSYGSSTDPGFNNAVVSLLDRGMVYAIAHIRGGQELGRKWYDDGKLFRKKNTFTDFVDVTEQLVEAGYAAPDRVAAYGGSAGGLLMGAIANMAPDRYRAILSQVPFVDVVTTMLDPSIPLTTNEYDEWGNPEKKDYYDYMLSYSPYDNLKAQDYPAMFVGTGLWDSQVQYWEPAKYVARLRDLDTGKQPVLFRTNMEAGHGGKSGRFRRFREQAEMYAFMLDQLQVGGPAAR from the coding sequence ATGAAACCGACCCTGTTCACGCTTGCGGCCACGCTCCTGATGACCACCACCCTTTCCGCCACCGCCGCCGGTCTGCCGGCCCCGCCCGATGCGGCCAAGAAGCCGTTCACGGTCAAGGCGCCGCACGGCGCCCAGCGCGGCGACGAGTACTACTGGCTGCGCGACGACAAGCGCAAGAACCCGGAGATGCTGGCCTATCTCAATGCCGAGAACGCCTACGTCGACGCTTACATGAAGCCGCTCAAGCCGGTCGAGGACGCGCTGTACGGCGAGATCGTCGGCCGGATCAAGCAGGACGACAGCTCGGTGCCGTACCGCGAACGCGGCTACTGGTACTACAGCCGCTTCGAGACCGGCCAGGACTATCCGATCCACGCCCGCCGCAAGGGCAGCATGGAGGCCGCCGAGGAGATCCTGCTCGACGTCAACCTGATGGCCAAGGACAAGGGCTACTTCAGCGTCGGCGACTACGCGGTGACCCAGGACAACCAGATCCTGGCCTGGGCCGACGACGCGGTCGGCCGCCGCCAGTACACCGTGCGCTTCAAGAACCTCGCCACCGGCGAGGTCTACCCCGACGTCATCGAAGGCGTATCGCCGAACCTGGTTTGGGCCGACGACAACAAGACCCTGTTCTACGTCGAGAACGACCCCGAGACCCTGCTCACCGTACGGGTCAAGAAGCACGTGCTCGGCACCCCGGCGACCAGCGACATCGTGGTCTACGAGGAAAAGGACGACAGCTTCTACATGGGCATCGACCGCAGCCGCGACGACGCCTACATCTGCATCAGCGTGCACAGCACGGTGTCCAGCGAGTTCCGCTGCGCGCCGGCGGCCGACCCGAAGGAATTCTTCGTCCTGGCCCCGCGCGAGCGCGACGTCGAGTACGACGCCGATCATCTGGGCGGCCGCTGGGTGATCCGCACCAATGCGCCCGGCGCCGACGGCAAGCCGGCGCCGAACTTCAAGCTGGTCACTGCCGCCGACGGCGCACGTTCGCGCAAGGAGTGGCAGGACTGGGTCGCGCACCGCGACGACGTGTTCATCGAAGGCTTCGAACTGTTCGACGGCTTCACCGCGATCGCCGAGCGCTCCAACGCGCTCGAGCGCCTGCGCCTGCTCGACCGCGACGGCAAGGAGGAGTTCGTCAAGGCCGACGAGCCGGCGTTCTCGATGGGCCTGTCGACCAACTCCGAGCACGATACGGAGTGGCTGCGCTACACCTACACCTCGATGACCACGCCGGCCACGACCTACGAGCTCAACACCCGCACCGGCGAGCGCAAGCTGCTCAAGCGCCAGCCGGTGATCGGCTACGATCCCGAGCAGTACGTCACCGAGCGCTTCTGGGCGACCGCCCGCGACGGGGTCAAGATCCCGGTGTCGCTGGTGTATAAGAAGGGCTTCGAGAAGAACGGCCGGGCGGCGATGCTGCAGTACGCCTACGGCAGCTACGGCTCCTCGACCGATCCGGGCTTCAACAACGCGGTGGTCAGCCTGCTCGACCGCGGCATGGTCTACGCCATCGCCCACATCCGCGGAGGCCAGGAGCTGGGCCGCAAGTGGTACGACGACGGCAAGCTGTTCCGCAAGAAGAACACCTTCACCGACTTCGTCGACGTCACCGAGCAACTGGTCGAGGCCGGCTACGCCGCGCCGGACCGGGTCGCGGCCTACGGCGGCAGCGCCGGCGGCCTGCTGATGGGCGCGATCGCCAACATGGCGCCGGACCGCTACCGCGCGATCCTGTCGCAGGTGCCGTTCGTCGACGTGGTCACCACCATGCTCGACCCGAGCATTCCGCTGACCACCAACGAATACGACGAGTGGGGCAACCCGGAAAAGAAGGACTACTACGACTACATGCTGTCGTACTCGCCCTACGACAACCTGAAGGCGCAGGACTACCCGGCGATGTTCGTCGGCACCGGCCTATGGGACTCGCAGGTGCAGTACTGGGAACCGGCCAAGTACGTGGCGCGCCTGCGCGACCTGGACACCGGCAAGCAGCCGGTGCTGTTCCGCACCAACATGGAAGCCGGCCACGGCGGCAAGTCGGGCCGTTTCCGCCGCTTCCGCGAGCAGGCCGAGATGTACGCCTTCATGCTCGACCAACTGCAGGTCGGCGGCCCGGCGGCGCGTTGA
- a CDS encoding YbaN family protein, whose product MPLPPPSAEPKPESGAGRARDGHVAPARRRWRWAWWLLAYASLGLGIVGIVVPGLPTVPFVLLSAFAAARGSQRLHARLHADPRFGPMIRDWEAYGAVGRRAKRLATTMMAACAVIMFLTAPQWWMAATGTAIMTVVAIWLWRRPEPPPR is encoded by the coding sequence ATGCCCTTGCCGCCGCCCTCCGCTGAGCCCAAGCCCGAGTCCGGGGCCGGCCGGGCGCGCGACGGGCACGTCGCGCCGGCGCGGCGGCGCTGGCGCTGGGCCTGGTGGCTGCTGGCCTACGCGAGCCTGGGCCTGGGCATCGTCGGCATCGTCGTGCCGGGCTTGCCGACCGTGCCCTTCGTGCTGCTGTCCGCGTTCGCCGCCGCGCGCGGCTCGCAGCGGCTGCACGCGCGGCTGCACGCCGACCCGCGCTTCGGGCCGATGATCCGCGACTGGGAGGCCTATGGCGCGGTCGGCCGCCGGGCCAAGCGGCTGGCGACGACGATGATGGCGGCGTGCGCGGTCATCATGTTCCTGACCGCGCCCCAATGGTGGATGGCCGCGACCGGCACGGCAATCATGACCGTCGTCGCGATCTGGCTGTGGCGGCGCCCGGAGCCGCCCCCGCGTTGA
- the lptM gene encoding LPS translocon maturation chaperone LptM produces MNARLATPFLLSALTLSLTACGNKGPLVLPTQPAPQEAPPTKPGEVPVTISNANDPPVATDSKARSSVPSLPPIDQALPPPKTDADKADADPAPTSDKPAEPVPGDGQGDG; encoded by the coding sequence ATGAATGCACGCCTCGCTACGCCGTTCCTCCTGTCCGCGCTGACCCTGTCCCTGACCGCCTGCGGCAACAAGGGCCCGCTGGTCCTGCCGACCCAGCCCGCGCCGCAGGAAGCGCCGCCGACCAAGCCCGGCGAAGTGCCGGTGACGATTTCCAACGCCAACGACCCGCCGGTCGCGACCGATTCCAAGGCGCGCAGCTCGGTGCCGTCGCTGCCGCCGATCGATCAGGCCTTGCCGCCGCCGAAGACCGATGCCGACAAGGCCGACGCCGACCCGGCGCCGACTTCCGACAAGCCGGCCGAGCCGGTGCCCGGCGACGGACAAGGCGATGGCTAA
- the dapF gene encoding diaminopimelate epimerase yields the protein MAKPTATASGPLRFSKMHGAGNDFVVLDLRGGEPAPDADLCRALADRHFGIGCDQILTVEAPLSEGAVASYRIWNADGSGSQQCGNGARCIAAWLVRDGAAGSGAFAVDSPSGRHAVEPLGEGRFRIDMGYPDFEPARIPLRGYDAPLDQYVVDIHDTVIGFGAVSMGNPHAVIEIDDVDAAPVESIGPLLQSTSALPESANVGFAQVVARDRIRLRVYERGVGETLACGSGACAAAAVLMRRGRVDRDVAVELPGGELRIAWSGDDTPLSMAGPAAFVFEGEWNR from the coding sequence ATGGCTAAGCCGACCGCGACCGCGAGCGGGCCGTTGCGCTTCAGCAAGATGCACGGCGCCGGCAACGATTTCGTCGTGCTCGACCTGCGCGGCGGCGAGCCCGCTCCGGACGCGGACCTGTGCCGCGCCCTGGCCGACCGCCACTTCGGCATCGGCTGCGACCAGATCCTGACCGTCGAAGCGCCGCTCAGCGAGGGCGCGGTGGCGTCCTATCGGATCTGGAACGCCGACGGCTCCGGCTCGCAGCAATGCGGCAACGGCGCGCGCTGCATCGCCGCCTGGCTGGTCCGCGACGGCGCCGCCGGCAGCGGCGCGTTCGCCGTCGACAGCCCGTCCGGCCGCCATGCGGTGGAGCCGCTCGGCGAGGGCCGCTTCCGCATCGACATGGGTTACCCCGATTTCGAGCCCGCGCGGATCCCGCTGCGCGGCTACGACGCGCCGCTGGACCAATACGTGGTCGACATCCACGACACCGTGATCGGCTTCGGCGCGGTGTCGATGGGCAATCCGCACGCGGTGATCGAGATCGACGATGTCGACGCCGCGCCGGTGGAAAGCATCGGGCCGCTGCTGCAATCGACCTCGGCCTTGCCGGAGTCGGCCAACGTTGGCTTCGCCCAGGTGGTCGCGCGCGACCGCATCCGCCTGCGCGTGTACGAGCGCGGCGTCGGCGAGACCCTGGCCTGCGGCAGCGGCGCCTGCGCCGCGGCCGCGGTGCTGATGCGGCGCGGCCGCGTCGACCGCGACGTCGCGGTGGAACTGCCCGGCGGCGAATTGCGCATCGCCTGGAGCGGCGACGATACGCCGCTGTCGATGGCCGGCCCGGCGGCATTCGTGTTCGAAGGAGAGTGGAATCGATGA
- a CDS encoding DUF484 family protein: MSDRFADKPADALGAHEVANWLRRHPRFLQQFPDLAMSLVVPREEGSASSLASYQLEVLRDKNRELSRRLQELFGNAQENERLAVRTHQLTLALLRQDSAADTLRAMAASLAEDFNGDLVRLVIFKPVEGLSDSDWLQQVDETDPRLQPFRDALASGEPLCGRLQPEKHALLYGDRAGDVQSTALLPLPGTGLIAVGSRDANRFFPGMGTLFLRMMGESLAVALKRFG, translated from the coding sequence ATGAGCGACAGGTTCGCCGACAAGCCCGCCGACGCGCTCGGCGCGCACGAAGTGGCCAACTGGCTGCGCCGGCACCCGCGTTTCCTGCAGCAGTTTCCCGATCTGGCGATGAGCCTGGTGGTGCCGCGCGAAGAAGGTTCGGCCTCGTCGCTGGCGAGCTACCAACTGGAAGTGTTGCGCGACAAGAACCGCGAGCTGTCGCGGCGCCTGCAGGAGCTGTTCGGCAACGCCCAGGAGAACGAACGCCTGGCGGTGCGCACCCACCAGCTGACCCTGGCCCTGCTGCGCCAGGACAGCGCCGCCGATACGCTGCGGGCGATGGCCGCCAGCCTGGCGGAGGACTTCAACGGCGACTTGGTGCGGCTGGTGATCTTCAAGCCGGTCGAGGGCTTGAGCGACAGCGATTGGCTGCAACAGGTCGACGAAACCGACCCGCGCCTGCAGCCGTTCCGCGACGCCCTGGCCAGCGGCGAGCCGCTGTGCGGCCGGTTGCAGCCGGAGAAGCATGCGCTGCTGTACGGCGACCGCGCCGGCGACGTGCAATCCACCGCGCTGCTGCCGTTGCCCGGCACCGGCCTGATCGCGGTCGGCAGCCGCGACGCCAACCGCTTCTTCCCCGGCATGGGCACGTTGTTCCTGCGCATGATGGGTGAGTCGTTGGCGGTGGCGCTGAAGCGCTTCGGGTGA
- the xerC gene encoding tyrosine recombinase XerC: MSAHTLDAYRRDLDALSQWSERQRGDGDVLALQAEDLRGFIAAEHRRGLTPKSLQRRLSACRSFYGWQVKQGALAASPAAAIRAPKAPRKLPQVLDPDEAKALVEVPTDAPLGLRDRALLELFYSSGIRLSELCALRWRDLDLGDGLVTVLGKGSKQRSVPLGSYAAAALREWRASTGAGNEAPVFPGRGGGPITPRAIQLRIRQLAQRQGLFKRVHPHLLRHSFASHILESSGDLRGVQELLGHADIATTQIYTHLDYQHLAKVYDAAHPRAKRKSDD; the protein is encoded by the coding sequence ATGTCCGCGCACACCCTGGACGCCTACCGCCGCGACCTGGACGCGCTGAGCCAGTGGAGCGAACGCCAGCGCGGCGATGGCGACGTGCTGGCGCTGCAGGCCGAGGACTTGCGCGGCTTCATCGCCGCCGAGCATCGCCGCGGCCTGACTCCGAAAAGCCTGCAACGGCGCCTGTCGGCCTGCCGCAGTTTCTACGGCTGGCAAGTCAAGCAAGGCGCGCTGGCGGCCAGCCCGGCGGCGGCGATACGCGCGCCCAAGGCGCCGCGCAAACTGCCGCAGGTGCTGGACCCGGACGAAGCCAAGGCCCTGGTCGAAGTGCCGACCGATGCGCCGCTGGGTTTGCGCGACCGCGCCTTGCTGGAGCTGTTCTATTCCTCGGGCATCCGGCTCAGCGAGTTGTGCGCGCTGCGTTGGCGCGACCTCGATCTCGGCGACGGTTTGGTCACGGTGCTGGGCAAGGGCAGCAAGCAGCGCAGCGTGCCGCTGGGCTCGTACGCTGCGGCCGCGCTGCGCGAATGGCGCGCCTCGACCGGCGCCGGCAACGAAGCGCCGGTGTTTCCCGGCCGCGGCGGCGGCCCGATCACGCCGCGCGCGATCCAGTTGCGGATCCGTCAATTGGCGCAACGCCAGGGCTTGTTCAAGCGCGTGCATCCGCACTTGCTGCGGCATTCCTTCGCCAGCCACATCCTCGAATCTTCCGGCGACCTGCGCGGCGTGCAGGAATTGCTGGGCCATGCCGACATCGCCACCACCCAGATCTACACCCATCTGGACTACCAGCATCTGGCCAAGGTCTACGACGCGGCGCATCCGCGGGCCAAGCGCAAGAGCGACGACTGA
- the hslV gene encoding ATP-dependent protease subunit HslV, protein MDPSQNPHVFHATTIVSVRRDGHVAVAGDGQVTLGHTVMKGNARKVRRLGRDGQVLAGFAGAAADAFTLFELFEAKLEKHGQLTRAAVELAKDWRTERRLGKLEALLAVADKETSLIISGTGDVIEPEDGIIAIGSGGMYALSAARALLAHTRLDARTIATEAIGIAGDVCIYTNRNVVVEEL, encoded by the coding sequence ATGGACCCCAGCCAAAATCCCCACGTTTTCCACGCCACCACGATTGTGTCGGTCCGTCGCGACGGCCATGTCGCCGTCGCCGGCGACGGCCAGGTCACGCTCGGCCACACGGTGATGAAGGGCAATGCGCGCAAAGTGCGCCGCCTCGGCCGCGACGGCCAGGTCCTCGCCGGTTTCGCCGGTGCCGCCGCCGACGCTTTCACCCTGTTCGAACTGTTCGAAGCCAAGCTCGAGAAGCACGGCCAACTGACCCGCGCCGCGGTCGAGCTGGCCAAGGATTGGCGCACCGAGCGCCGCCTGGGCAAGCTCGAAGCCCTGCTCGCGGTCGCCGACAAGGAAACTTCGCTGATCATCAGCGGCACCGGCGACGTGATCGAGCCTGAAGACGGCATCATCGCGATCGGCTCCGGCGGCATGTACGCCCTGTCCGCCGCCCGCGCGCTGCTCGCCCACACCCGGCTCGACGCCCGCACCATCGCCACCGAAGCCATCGGCATCGCCGGCGACGTGTGCATTTATACGAATCGCAACGTGGTGGTCGAGGAGCTTTGA
- the hslU gene encoding ATP-dependent protease ATPase subunit HslU: MKPDNSHATMTPREIVQELDRHIVGQHSAKRAVAIALRNRWRRMQLADDLRNEVMPKNILMIGPTGVGKTEIARRLATLANAPFVKVEATRFTEVGYVGKDVEQIVRDLADTAVKLYREQAKARMRTQAEDRSEDRILDALLPKRVPGGFGFGSETPAQDTSAPDSDTRAKLRKQLRAGELDHREIEIETAVNVGVDIMAPPGMEEMGQQLRQMFSQVAGGKTHKKHLTIKAARPQLIEEEAAKLVNEDEIRQAAIEACEQHGIVFIDEIDKVAKRSEAGAVGGDVSREGVQRDLLPLVEGSTVSTKYGPVKTDHILFIASGAFHLAKPSDLIPELQGRFPIRVELGALSKDDFVRILTEPKAALTTQYVELLKTEGVELKFSAEAVDRLAEIAAQVNERQENIGARRLHTVLERLLDTLSYEAPDRDGQAVTIDRAYVDLHLGELVQDPDLSRYIL; this comes from the coding sequence ATGAAACCCGACAACTCCCACGCCACCATGACCCCGCGCGAGATCGTGCAGGAGCTGGATCGTCATATCGTCGGCCAGCATTCGGCCAAGCGCGCGGTCGCGATCGCGCTGCGCAACCGTTGGCGCCGCATGCAGCTCGCCGACGACCTGCGCAACGAGGTCATGCCCAAGAACATCCTCATGATCGGTCCGACCGGCGTGGGCAAGACCGAGATCGCGCGGCGTCTGGCGACGTTGGCCAACGCGCCGTTCGTCAAGGTCGAAGCCACCCGTTTCACCGAAGTCGGTTACGTCGGCAAGGACGTCGAGCAGATCGTGCGCGACCTCGCCGATACGGCGGTGAAGCTGTATCGCGAGCAGGCCAAGGCGCGCATGCGCACCCAGGCCGAGGACCGCTCCGAGGACCGCATCCTCGACGCGCTGCTGCCCAAGCGCGTGCCGGGCGGCTTCGGCTTCGGTTCGGAAACTCCCGCGCAGGACACCAGCGCGCCGGACAGCGACACCCGCGCCAAACTGCGCAAGCAGCTGCGCGCCGGCGAGCTGGACCATCGCGAGATCGAGATCGAAACCGCGGTCAATGTCGGTGTCGACATCATGGCGCCGCCGGGCATGGAGGAAATGGGCCAGCAGCTGCGCCAGATGTTCTCCCAGGTCGCCGGCGGCAAGACCCACAAGAAGCATTTGACGATCAAGGCCGCGCGTCCGCAGTTGATCGAAGAGGAAGCGGCCAAGCTGGTCAACGAAGACGAGATCCGCCAGGCCGCGATCGAGGCCTGCGAGCAGCACGGCATCGTGTTCATCGACGAGATCGACAAGGTCGCCAAGCGCAGCGAAGCCGGCGCGGTCGGCGGCGACGTCAGCCGCGAAGGCGTGCAGCGCGACTTGCTGCCGCTGGTGGAAGGCTCCACCGTCAGCACCAAGTACGGTCCGGTCAAGACCGATCACATCCTGTTCATCGCGTCCGGCGCGTTCCATCTGGCCAAGCCCAGCGACCTGATTCCGGAGTTGCAGGGCCGCTTTCCGATCCGGGTCGAACTGGGCGCGTTGAGCAAGGACGATTTCGTCCGCATCCTGACCGAGCCCAAGGCGGCGCTGACCACGCAATACGTGGAGCTGCTGAAGACCGAGGGCGTCGAGCTGAAGTTCAGCGCCGAGGCGGTGGACCGTCTCGCCGAGATCGCCGCGCAGGTCAACGAGCGCCAGGAAAACATCGGCGCGCGCCGTTTGCACACCGTGCTGGAGCGGCTGCTCGATACGTTGAGCTATGAGGCGCCGGACCGCGACGGCCAGGCGGTGACGATCGACCGCGCCTATGTCGACCTGCACCTGGGCGAGTTGGTGCAGGATCCGGATCTGAGCCGCTACATCCTGTAA